Proteins encoded within one genomic window of Lysinibacillus louembei:
- a CDS encoding IucA/IucC family C-terminal-domain containing protein: MNLQAYGVAFVEQAQGLPIKELESRAMLEQIVKRYADYLQTDSMAISASLFIKRYAVLTAAACVDYYELQQGKSNWLDAAYFDTATFTLQISEGEKLTQMNCWKKYLLQEHLANIVDILAVDYKINRRILWENIAVRINAALEKNSTSYEQERLEEIVEELSRPIAGLTNPIRDYIHVNKAVRKTCCRYYQLEKKEEGMPYCLVCPLKK, translated from the coding sequence ATGAATTTACAGGCTTATGGAGTTGCCTTCGTAGAACAAGCACAGGGCTTACCGATAAAGGAGCTAGAAAGTCGGGCGATGCTTGAGCAAATTGTAAAGCGATATGCAGACTATTTACAAACTGATTCCATGGCAATTTCAGCGTCCTTATTTATTAAACGCTATGCGGTACTGACTGCGGCTGCCTGTGTAGACTATTACGAGCTACAGCAGGGGAAAAGCAATTGGTTAGATGCAGCATATTTTGATACAGCGACCTTTACACTGCAAATAAGTGAGGGAGAGAAGCTAACACAAATGAACTGCTGGAAAAAATATTTGCTACAGGAGCATCTAGCAAATATTGTAGATATTTTAGCTGTGGACTATAAAATTAACCGTCGTATATTGTGGGAAAATATTGCGGTGCGAATAAATGCCGCACTTGAAAAAAATAGCACCTCTTATGAGCAAGAGCGCCTTGAGGAAATAGTTGAAGAGCTTTCACGCCCGATTGCTGGTTTAACAAATCCAATTCGAGACTATATTCATGTAAATAAAGCTGTTCGTAAAACCTGCTGCCGCTATTATCAGCTGGAGAAAAAAGAAGAGGGCATGCCTTACTGTTTAGTGTGCCCATTGAAAAAATAA
- a CDS encoding ABC transporter ATP-binding protein has product MQGLQTKGLTLQYGNQTIIDCLDFDIPLGKITVLVGANGSGKSTLLRSLARLLNPASGEILLDAQKLHSMSTKQIAKQLAILPQGPVAPEGITVQQLVKQGRYPHQSWFQQWSKKDEMLVEQALEATQLLALKDRPVDALSGGQRQRAWIAMTLAQETPIILLDEPTTYLDMTHQIELLDFLFELNRQSKRTVVMVLHDLNLACRYADHLVAIHNKKVAIEGAPEEIVTSQMVEEIFQLKSIIQKDPYFGTPLCIPNGKGRHIK; this is encoded by the coding sequence ATGCAAGGACTTCAAACGAAAGGTCTTACATTACAGTATGGCAATCAAACGATTATTGATTGTTTAGATTTTGATATTCCGCTTGGCAAAATTACTGTGTTAGTTGGTGCAAATGGAAGTGGTAAATCTACATTGCTACGCTCATTAGCGAGACTTTTGAATCCTGCCTCAGGGGAAATTTTACTTGATGCACAAAAGCTGCATTCCATGTCTACAAAGCAAATTGCGAAGCAGCTTGCCATTTTACCTCAAGGTCCAGTTGCCCCTGAAGGTATTACAGTGCAGCAGCTAGTTAAACAAGGGCGTTATCCACATCAAAGCTGGTTTCAGCAGTGGTCAAAGAAGGATGAAATGCTAGTAGAGCAGGCATTAGAGGCTACACAATTATTAGCTCTAAAGGACAGACCTGTAGATGCTTTGTCAGGTGGACAAAGACAGCGTGCGTGGATTGCGATGACTTTAGCGCAGGAAACACCCATTATATTATTAGATGAGCCAACAACTTATTTAGATATGACGCACCAAATCGAGCTGTTAGACTTTTTGTTTGAGCTAAATCGACAATCAAAGCGAACAGTTGTCATGGTATTGCATGATTTAAACTTAGCATGCCGCTATGCAGACCATTTAGTTGCTATCCATAATAAAAAAGTAGCAATCGAAGGTGCCCCAGAGGAAATTGTGACCTCGCAAATGGTGGAGGAAATATTTCAATTGAAATCCATCATACAAAAAGATCCTTATTTCGGTACACCTTTATGTATTCCAAATGGAAAAGGTCGGCATATTAAATGA
- a CDS encoding FecCD family ABC transporter permease, translating into MKYWNIRLFQNKASFQLSQKWLITLIISLLLLLAIFMLSLSAGSNWISPIDVLRQLFNQTDEFTFVIETLRLPRVLLAILVGSALGVSGLILQSIVRNPLASPDIIGITSGASFGAVLFITLATGVISMSFLPLAAICGGLITAIIIYLLSWNKGVTPVRLVLIGIGISAILKSGVTFLLVYSDTFIVSKAYIWLTGSLYAATWKDVISLSCWLLIPVPIILLLGRSMNVTELGDDVAISTGIRLQRQRFLFLACAVLLAGSAAAFVGGIEFVGLMAPHIARRLVGRSFIGLVPITAIVGALLVLIADLIARTMFLPLDIPAGVFTAAIGAPFFIFLLFRTRNR; encoded by the coding sequence ATGAAGTATTGGAATATACGCTTGTTCCAAAACAAGGCATCCTTTCAGCTTTCACAAAAATGGCTTATTACATTAATAATCAGCCTGCTACTGCTGCTTGCTATTTTCATGCTAAGCCTTTCAGCAGGAAGTAATTGGATTTCCCCGATAGATGTATTACGTCAGCTTTTTAATCAAACAGATGAATTTACATTTGTCATTGAAACATTGAGATTACCACGTGTGCTTTTAGCTATTTTAGTAGGAAGTGCATTAGGTGTCTCTGGACTCATATTGCAAAGTATTGTCCGCAACCCGTTAGCTTCACCTGATATTATAGGTATTACAAGTGGTGCTTCATTTGGCGCAGTGCTATTTATTACCTTAGCTACTGGTGTTATTAGTATGTCCTTCCTACCGCTAGCTGCGATTTGTGGGGGTCTCATTACAGCAATTATCATTTATTTGTTATCGTGGAATAAAGGTGTGACACCCGTTCGACTTGTGTTAATCGGAATTGGTATTTCAGCGATTCTAAAATCAGGTGTTACTTTTTTATTAGTTTATAGCGATACATTTATTGTATCGAAGGCGTATATTTGGTTAACTGGTAGCCTATATGCTGCAACGTGGAAAGATGTAATATCGCTCAGCTGCTGGCTGTTAATTCCAGTGCCAATTATTCTTTTACTTGGGCGTAGTATGAATGTGACGGAGCTAGGTGATGATGTAGCGATTAGTACAGGTATTCGTCTGCAACGTCAACGCTTTTTATTTCTAGCATGTGCTGTACTGCTAGCAGGTAGTGCAGCAGCCTTTGTTGGGGGAATAGAATTCGTCGGTCTTATGGCTCCACATATTGCTCGTCGCTTAGTTGGTCGCTCTTTTATTGGCTTAGTACCGATTACAGCAATTGTTGGTGCATTGCTTGTCCTTATTGCGGATTTAATTGCTAGAACAATGTTTTTACCGCTTGATATACCTGCTGGCGTCTTTACAGCAGCAATTGGCGCACCATTTTTTATCTTTTTACTATTCAGAACGCGCAATCGATAG
- a CDS encoding FecCD family ABC transporter permease, protein MLHSIQYKTIGLLLLVGLLGILYFCSLAMGQTSISFPLALEVITNYDPNNETHLIIATSRLARATIALTVGASLAIAGILIQSLTRNPLAAPDLLGINAGAIFFIVFALTWLNMQSLTQYMWFGFLGAAVAAVGVFLLSNIGRDGVTPMKVILAGTALSAFFISFTQGMLVIDEQSIQTVLFWLAGSIAGRDLQMLFDVLPLLVIALIVSGFMGKAMNIFSSGDDVAKSLGQNVAILKLLMGILIIILAGGSVAIVGSIGFIGLIVPHIAKGLVGNDYRWMIPYGACIGAALLIAADILARFLISPMEVPIGVMTAFIGGPFFIYLAKKGVSKQ, encoded by the coding sequence ATGTTACATTCCATACAATATAAAACAATAGGCTTATTACTATTAGTTGGGTTACTCGGTATTCTTTATTTTTGTAGTCTCGCTATGGGACAAACTTCTATATCGTTTCCACTTGCATTAGAAGTTATTACGAATTATGACCCAAATAATGAGACACATTTAATTATTGCGACAAGTAGGCTTGCTCGTGCAACAATCGCGTTAACAGTAGGAGCCTCATTAGCGATTGCTGGTATTTTAATTCAATCATTAACACGCAACCCATTAGCGGCTCCTGACTTATTAGGCATTAATGCGGGAGCTATTTTCTTTATCGTATTTGCATTAACTTGGTTAAATATGCAATCGCTCACACAATATATGTGGTTTGGATTTTTAGGGGCAGCAGTTGCGGCAGTTGGGGTGTTTCTTTTAAGCAATATTGGGCGTGATGGTGTTACACCAATGAAGGTAATATTGGCTGGTACAGCATTATCTGCATTTTTTATCTCCTTTACACAGGGGATGCTCGTTATTGATGAGCAATCCATTCAAACCGTGTTATTTTGGTTAGCTGGCTCAATTGCAGGCAGAGATTTGCAGATGTTATTTGATGTGCTACCATTGCTCGTCATCGCACTTATTGTGAGCGGCTTTATGGGCAAGGCAATGAATATTTTTAGCTCTGGTGATGATGTCGCAAAAAGCCTTGGGCAAAATGTTGCCATTTTAAAGCTATTGATGGGGATATTAATCATTATATTAGCAGGTGGTTCAGTGGCGATTGTTGGTTCAATTGGCTTTATTGGTTTAATTGTTCCGCATATTGCGAAGGGCTTGGTCGGCAATGACTATCGTTGGATGATTCCATACGGTGCATGTATTGGTGCTGCATTATTAATTGCTGCGGATATTTTAGCTCGATTTTTAATTAGTCCAATGGAGGTACCAATTGGTGTAATGACTGCATTTATTGGTGGCCCATTTTTCATTTATTTAGCTAAAAAAGGGGTGTCGAAACAATGA
- a CDS encoding ABC transporter substrate-binding protein: MNKKLGFLFTTIIAALLVLAACGNTSDKKEGTSAEKKEEAEETVHVIEHVLGKTEIKGKPQKIVTLYQGATDTITQFGVKPIGVVESWAEQPMYEYIKTEVGDAKIVGQETQPNLEEIAALQPDLIIATQVRHEEIYEQLSQIAPTIVNTTLYDIHETTELLGKALDEEEKAKELMTAWDARVADFKEKIAAKGDYPLSVAVTNYREDHARIYVQGFAGSILTELGFTEPKNLIGQNLEIVKLTDKESISSMNADIIFEFMEDNAAVKSTHEEWTKHPLYANLDAVKNNQVFTVNEIIWNFAGGLKAANLMLDDLYTYFELEQ; this comes from the coding sequence ATGAACAAAAAGTTAGGATTCCTATTTACAACAATTATTGCTGCATTGCTAGTGTTAGCTGCCTGCGGTAATACATCAGATAAGAAAGAGGGCACTTCTGCAGAGAAAAAAGAAGAGGCAGAAGAAACTGTACATGTTATTGAGCACGTACTAGGTAAAACAGAAATTAAAGGTAAGCCACAAAAAATTGTGACATTATATCAGGGTGCAACAGATACAATTACACAATTTGGTGTGAAGCCTATTGGTGTTGTTGAATCATGGGCAGAGCAGCCAATGTATGAGTATATTAAGACAGAGGTTGGAGATGCGAAGATTGTTGGGCAAGAAACGCAGCCAAACTTAGAGGAAATTGCCGCATTACAGCCAGATTTAATTATTGCTACACAAGTACGTCATGAGGAAATTTATGAGCAGCTTTCTCAAATTGCTCCAACTATTGTCAATACAACTCTTTATGATATTCATGAAACAACAGAGCTTTTAGGAAAAGCTTTAGATGAAGAGGAAAAAGCAAAAGAGCTGATGACAGCTTGGGATGCACGTGTTGCAGATTTCAAAGAAAAAATTGCAGCAAAAGGAGATTATCCACTTAGCGTAGCAGTGACAAACTACCGTGAAGACCATGCCCGTATTTATGTGCAAGGCTTTGCTGGTTCAATTTTAACAGAGCTCGGCTTTACTGAACCAAAAAATTTAATCGGACAAAATCTTGAAATTGTTAAGCTTACAGATAAAGAGTCTATTTCAAGTATGAATGCTGATATTATTTTCGAATTCATGGAGGATAATGCAGCTGTAAAGAGCACACATGAAGAATGGACAAAACACCCGCTTTATGCAAACTTAGATGCAGTGAAGAATAATCAAGTATTTACAGTAAATGAAATCATTTGGAACTTCGCTGGTGGTTTAAAAGCAGCTAATTTAATGCTAGATGATTTATACACATATTTTGAACTTGAACAATAA
- a CDS encoding IS3 family transposase (programmed frameshift), translating to MAKFTTEEKLQAALRYLNGHESSYEIAKSIGAEHKAILTWAKQYEYHGAEAFIKRYTNYSPQFKLDVLNYMIEHGTSTLETAVIFNIADPSTLRKWRRQFETKGFDALQSKKKGRPSMKQETKKQLKQAPVEGSPEALQAEIERLRMENEYFKKVERLSSSQGTITKEDKVKVIYELRHKYSVKALVAFAGMKRSTYYFLVKKMNRPDSDAKLKAEIQAIYKEHEGRYGYRRIRDELANRGQKVNHKKVQRIMKELGLKCLVRMKKYKSYKGTVDKIAPNILDRNFTAEAPNQKWVTDITEFKLFGEKLYLSPVLDLFNGEIITYTIGSRPTYSLVSEMLEKALEHLPEEHQLLMHSDQGWHYQMKPYRHVLESRGIVQSMSRKGNCYDNSVMENFFGIIKSEFLYLKEFESVEQFKKELENYINYYNTKRMKAKLKMSPVQYRTHFIQAA from the exons ATGGCTAAATTTACAACTGAAGAAAAATTACAAGCCGCTTTACGCTACTTAAATGGGCATGAAAGTTCCTATGAAATCGCTAAGTCAATTGGAGCAGAACACAAAGCTATCCTTACTTGGGCGAAGCAATATGAATATCATGGGGCTGAAGCATTTATAAAACGATATACAAATTACTCGCCACAGTTTAAACTAGACGTACTAAATTACATGATTGAACACGGTACGTCCACTCTTGAAACAGCTGTCATTTTTAACATAGCTGACCCATCTACTCTTCGGAAATGGCGAAGACAGTTTGAAACAAAAGGATTCGATGCCCTTCAATCAAAGAAAAAAGGGCGTCCATCCATGAAACAAGAAACGAAGAAACAACTAAAACAAGCACCAGTAGAAGGCTCACCAGAAGCACTTCAAGCAGAAATTGAACGTCTACGTATGGAAAACGAGTATT TTAAAAAAGTTGAACGCCTTAGTTCAAGCCAAGGAACAATCACCAAAGAAGACAAAGTAAAGGTCATCTATGAATTAAGGCATAAATACTCGGTGAAGGCGCTTGTGGCATTCGCAGGCATGAAACGAAGCACGTATTACTTTTTAGTAAAGAAGATGAATCGACCCGATTCCGACGCCAAGCTAAAAGCTGAAATTCAAGCGATTTATAAGGAACATGAGGGGCGTTATGGCTACCGTCGTATTCGTGATGAGCTGGCGAATCGTGGACAAAAAGTGAATCATAAGAAAGTGCAACGTATCATGAAAGAGCTAGGTTTAAAGTGCCTCGTTCGCATGAAAAAATATAAGTCTTATAAAGGAACCGTCGATAAAATTGCGCCAAATATTTTAGACCGTAACTTTACAGCGGAAGCGCCAAATCAGAAGTGGGTAACAGATATTACAGAGTTTAAATTATTTGGCGAAAAGCTTTATTTATCGCCTGTTTTAGACTTGTTTAATGGAGAAATTATCACGTATACAATTGGCTCTAGACCTACGTACTCTTTGGTTTCAGAGATGTTGGAGAAGGCTTTAGAACACTTACCAGAGGAGCACCAGCTACTGATGCATTCTGATCAAGGTTGGCATTATCAAATGAAACCATATCGCCACGTCCTTGAATCAAGAGGAATTGTGCAAAGTATGTCACGTAAAGGAAACTGTTACGATAATTCTGTGATGGAGAACTTTTTCGGGATTATAAAGTCTGAATTCCTCTACTTAAAGGAATTTGAAAGTGTAGAGCAGTTTAAAAAGGAACTTGAAAACTATATAAACTATTACAACACTAAACGCATGAAGGCAAAATTAAAAATGAGTCCGGTGCAATACCGAACTCATTTTATCCAAGCTGCCTAA
- a CDS encoding amino acid ABC transporter ATP-binding protein, with protein MIKIENLYKSFGELEVLKGIDYEIKEQQVVCVIGPSGSGKSTFLRCINLLEEITDGAVYIGNVKVNDPKTNINEIRAEVGMVFQQFNLFPHMNILDNVVMAPMQIRKMGRAEAEKLAHELLKKVGLDSKAYNYPEQLSGGQQQRVAIARALAMKPKAMLFDEPTSALDPEMVKEVLEVMKNLAAEGMTMVVVTHEMGFAREVGDRVVFMDGGYIVEEGTPDELFGNPKNDRTKAFLGKVL; from the coding sequence ATGATTAAAATTGAAAACTTGTATAAATCCTTTGGTGAACTTGAAGTATTAAAAGGGATTGACTATGAAATTAAAGAGCAGCAAGTAGTTTGTGTTATCGGTCCATCTGGCTCAGGAAAAAGTACATTTTTACGTTGTATTAATTTGCTTGAGGAAATAACCGATGGTGCTGTTTATATTGGAAATGTGAAAGTAAATGACCCAAAGACAAATATTAATGAAATTCGCGCAGAGGTAGGTATGGTATTCCAGCAATTCAACCTATTTCCTCACATGAATATCCTTGATAATGTCGTGATGGCACCGATGCAAATACGCAAAATGGGCCGTGCCGAAGCGGAGAAGCTGGCACATGAATTACTGAAAAAGGTAGGCTTAGATAGCAAGGCATACAATTATCCAGAGCAGCTTTCAGGCGGACAGCAGCAGCGTGTAGCCATTGCACGTGCTTTGGCAATGAAGCCGAAAGCAATGTTATTTGATGAACCAACCTCCGCACTTGACCCTGAAATGGTAAAGGAAGTGCTAGAAGTAATGAAAAATTTAGCTGCAGAAGGTATGACAATGGTTGTTGTCACACATGAAATGGGCTTTGCACGTGAAGTAGGAGATCGTGTTGTCTTTATGGACGGTGGCTATATCGTCGAGGAGGGCACACCAGACGAGCTTTTCGGTAACCCTAAAAATGATAGAACGAAGGCATTTTTAGGAAAAGTATTATAA
- a CDS encoding amino acid ABC transporter permease: protein MDLLNLEWGVIWNYRDMFIRGVGITLVLTLAGYCGGIVLGLLLGLGQVSTKKLIYWPCKIYVDLIRGTPMLVQIFIIHFALFPTIFGHSLGYMVSGITALIINCAAYNAEIFRAGIQSIAKGQMEAARSLGLTYGQAMRKVILPQAFRRMIPPLGNEFIALLKDSSLLMVIAAPDILYTSKVIAGATFRQWEPYLFAALLYLILTYIATKVIAFIEKRYSNTYIPRKAKGRLAR from the coding sequence ATGGATTTATTAAATTTAGAGTGGGGCGTCATTTGGAATTACCGTGATATGTTTATACGTGGTGTTGGGATAACGCTAGTTTTAACTTTAGCAGGCTACTGTGGCGGTATCGTTTTAGGGCTACTGCTAGGGCTTGGGCAAGTATCAACGAAAAAACTTATTTATTGGCCATGTAAAATCTATGTTGATTTAATACGTGGTACACCGATGCTTGTGCAAATTTTCATCATTCACTTTGCCTTGTTCCCAACAATTTTTGGACACTCATTAGGCTATATGGTATCTGGTATTACAGCGCTTATTATCAATTGTGCTGCGTACAATGCAGAAATTTTCCGTGCGGGTATTCAAAGTATTGCGAAGGGGCAAATGGAGGCAGCACGTTCGCTAGGTCTAACATACGGACAGGCAATGCGCAAAGTCATTTTGCCACAAGCATTTAGACGTATGATTCCGCCATTAGGAAATGAGTTTATTGCCTTATTAAAAGACTCTTCATTATTGATGGTAATTGCAGCGCCGGATATTTTGTATACGAGTAAAGTAATAGCTGGTGCGACATTTAGACAGTGGGAGCCATATCTTTTTGCAGCGCTTTTATATTTGATTCTCACATATATAGCAACAAAAGTAATTGCATTTATTGAGAAGCGCTATAGCAATACGTACATCCCTCGTAAAGCAAAAGGGAGGTTAGCGCGATGA
- a CDS encoding basic amino acid ABC transporter substrate-binding protein, with protein sequence MKQKFSVLLMVITAVLVLAACGTKDGGNASNDPGTDGDNKVYMVGTEATFAPFESIDADGNIVGIDVDILQAIADEVGIQVEWRNVGWDAVFSMINNKETDIGASGITITEDRQKTFDFTEPYYESKLLIALPSDSTISSLDELKDKKIAVQINATGHVAAKKLQGEMSKNILAFESQPLAIQEMLNGNADAVIGDNAVVYEYMKANPDKKLKIVEDDAFEREYYGLMVRKGNKELLDKLNEGLQKIKENGKLEEITGSAFWKE encoded by the coding sequence ATGAAGCAAAAGTTTTCAGTATTACTAATGGTTATCACAGCAGTGCTTGTATTAGCAGCCTGTGGAACAAAGGATGGCGGTAACGCTAGTAATGATCCTGGCACAGATGGGGATAATAAAGTATATATGGTAGGTACAGAGGCAACATTTGCACCGTTTGAATCCATCGATGCAGATGGCAATATTGTCGGTATTGATGTGGATATACTGCAGGCAATCGCAGATGAAGTAGGTATTCAAGTAGAGTGGAGAAATGTTGGTTGGGATGCAGTTTTCTCTATGATTAATAACAAAGAAACAGATATTGGTGCATCAGGTATTACGATTACAGAAGACCGTCAAAAGACATTTGACTTCACAGAGCCATATTATGAATCAAAGCTATTAATTGCCTTACCTAGCGATTCAACAATCAGCTCATTAGATGAGCTAAAGGATAAAAAAATTGCTGTACAAATTAATGCGACAGGACATGTAGCAGCGAAAAAGCTTCAAGGTGAAATGAGCAAAAATATTTTAGCATTTGAAAGTCAGCCACTTGCGATTCAAGAAATGTTAAATGGCAATGCAGATGCAGTAATTGGTGATAATGCGGTTGTGTATGAATATATGAAAGCAAATCCAGATAAAAAATTAAAAATCGTTGAAGATGACGCATTTGAAAGAGAATACTACGGCTTAATGGTACGCAAAGGTAATAAAGAGCTATTAGATAAACTAAATGAAGGCTTACAAAAAATTAAAGAGAACGGAAAACTAGAGGAAATTACAGGCTCAGCATTTTGGAAAGAGTAG
- a CDS encoding DUF2269 family protein — MLLFNILLYVHIASAIVSIGPLFVLFSILKRMEKADDAALVGYVHSFQASITTVKHGGHVLVLSGILLIWRGGWPWHTSWIVLTIALMIASIYFLAQAFKPTMKTFGTSAFNRMQFIAKLRRSTWLYVVLLLIMLWFMVAKPMLW; from the coding sequence GTGCTACTTTTTAATATTTTATTATATGTACATATAGCAAGTGCAATTGTGTCAATCGGTCCATTATTTGTGCTATTTTCTATTTTAAAACGCATGGAAAAGGCCGATGATGCGGCACTTGTAGGCTATGTTCATTCATTTCAAGCGAGCATTACAACAGTAAAGCATGGTGGGCACGTTTTAGTACTATCAGGAATTTTGTTAATTTGGAGAGGTGGATGGCCATGGCACACATCATGGATTGTGCTGACGATTGCTTTAATGATTGCTTCCATTTACTTTTTGGCGCAAGCCTTTAAGCCAACGATGAAAACATTTGGTACATCAGCATTCAATCGAATGCAATTTATAGCAAAGCTTAGACGCTCTACATGGCTATATGTTGTGCTCTTGCTTATTATGCTTTGGTTTATGGTTGCGAAGCCTATGCTATGGTAA
- a CDS encoding YfbR-like 5'-deoxynucleotidase has product MIVIGIHRFFTSLNDLERIIRCPGRFKFEEHNVAAHSWKVSQYAMFFATLEERAGNTIDWKALYEKTINHDFAEVFIGDIKTPVKHASPELKEMLAHVEEKMMEKFIREEIPPDFQEVFFERMKEGKDATIEGRLLEFADKLDQFYEAFAELKRGNTDTEFVYMYQTALAKLLLIPLDATVHYFRTEILKDAMQEDTHIDVATLTNEILNKS; this is encoded by the coding sequence GTGATTGTTATAGGTATTCATCGTTTTTTCACAAGCTTAAATGATTTGGAGCGCATTATCCGCTGTCCTGGCCGCTTTAAGTTCGAGGAACATAATGTAGCGGCACATTCGTGGAAGGTATCACAATATGCCATGTTCTTTGCAACGCTAGAGGAGCGCGCTGGCAATACAATCGATTGGAAAGCTCTATATGAAAAAACAATTAATCATGACTTTGCAGAAGTCTTTATCGGCGATATTAAAACACCTGTGAAGCACGCCTCTCCAGAATTAAAGGAAATGCTTGCACATGTTGAAGAAAAGATGATGGAGAAATTTATTCGGGAAGAAATACCGCCCGATTTTCAAGAAGTCTTTTTTGAGCGCATGAAGGAAGGCAAGGACGCTACAATCGAAGGTAGACTGCTGGAATTCGCAGACAAACTTGATCAATTTTATGAGGCATTCGCAGAGTTAAAGCGTGGCAATACTGATACAGAGTTTGTTTACATGTATCAAACCGCCTTAGCAAAGCTATTATTAATTCCACTCGATGCTACAGTGCACTATTTCCGCACTGAAATTTTAAAGGATGCGATGCAGGAAGATACACATATTGATGTTGCCACACTGACAAATGAAATTTTAAATAAGTCCTGA
- a CDS encoding MerR family transcriptional regulator, producing the protein MKQWTTGEVAKQKNISIRTLRYYDQINLLTPSYKDDNGRRYYSEKDLFQLEKILILKSLALPLENIRDLLDKLSYKQVLISHHNYLQEQLSNIQMNISHTASLINMIDLEAPLSWEHVTALVQNSQKSSKKWIDYFQDEDKTLLQEALPNISHNDKTTQQYIALLRRIERCIQNNIEAESDEGFQIASELIEISKETFQEDTKLMEEFWEIRKRPIEETGLYPISEEILEYVERCIAYATALE; encoded by the coding sequence ATGAAGCAATGGACAACAGGAGAAGTAGCTAAACAGAAAAATATTTCCATCCGCACGCTGCGCTATTACGATCAAATTAACCTTCTTACGCCAAGCTATAAGGATGATAATGGACGGCGCTACTATTCAGAAAAGGATTTATTTCAATTAGAGAAAATTCTTATTTTGAAATCTCTAGCACTTCCTCTTGAAAATATACGTGATTTATTGGATAAACTCTCCTATAAACAAGTTCTAATTTCGCATCATAATTATCTACAAGAGCAACTATCGAATATTCAAATGAACATTTCCCATACAGCCTCATTAATTAATATGATTGATTTGGAAGCTCCTTTATCTTGGGAGCATGTAACGGCACTTGTTCAAAATTCACAAAAATCATCTAAAAAATGGATTGACTATTTCCAAGATGAAGATAAAACCTTGTTACAAGAAGCACTTCCAAACATTAGTCATAACGATAAAACAACGCAGCAATATATTGCATTGCTACGACGAATTGAAAGGTGTATACAAAATAATATAGAGGCTGAATCAGACGAAGGTTTTCAAATTGCCTCTGAGTTAATTGAAATATCCAAAGAGACCTTTCAGGAAGATACAAAGTTAATGGAGGAATTTTGGGAAATTAGAAAACGCCCTATCGAAGAAACGGGGCTATATCCAATTTCAGAAGAAATCTTGGAGTATGTCGAACGGTGTATTGCTTATGCAACAGCTTTGGAGTAG